A DNA window from Vigna radiata var. radiata cultivar VC1973A unplaced genomic scaffold, Vradiata_ver6 scaffold_198, whole genome shotgun sequence contains the following coding sequences:
- the LOC106779268 gene encoding aspartyl protease AED3 translates to MKTSPMLTPLVLFLLFSIAKGLNPDCDVHEHGSTLKVFHVFSPCSPFRPSEGLSWEESVLQLEAKDQARMQYLSNLVARRSVVPIASGRQITQSPTYIVKAKIGTPAQTLLLAMDTSNDAAWVPCTSCIGCSTLKPFAPAKSISFNKLPCSAPQCKQVPNPTCDGSACAFNFTYGTSSVAAGLVQDTVTLATDPIPGYTFGCVQKVTGRSFPTQGLLGLGRGPLSLLAQTQNLYRSTFSYCLPSFKTLNFSGSLRLGPVAQPKRIKFTPLLKNPRRSSLYYVNLVAVRVGRRIVDIPPEALAFNPTTGAGTIFDSGTVFTRLVEPAYTAVRNEFRRRVSVGKKLTVTRLGGFDTCYTVPIVAPTITFMFSGMNVTLPPDNTLIHSTAGSITCLAMAAAPDNVNSVLNVIANMQQQNHRVLYDVPNSRIGVARELCT, encoded by the exons ATGAAAACCTCACCTATGCTCACTCCTCTGGtgctcttcctcctcttctccATAGCCAAAGGGCTGAACCCTGACTGTGATGTCCATGAGCATGGGTCAACCCTTAAAGTGTTCCATGTGTTCAGCCCTTGTTCCCCATTCAGGCCCTCAGAGGGTCTGTCATGGGAGGAGAGTGTCCTACAGCTAGAAGCCAAGGACCAGGCCAGGATGCAGTACCTTTCCAACTTGGTAGCTAGAAGGTCAGTTGTCCCAATTGCCTCGGGCAGACAAATCACACAGAGCCCTACATACATTGTTAAGGCCAAGATAGGTACCCCAGCTCAGACCCTTCTCTTGGCCATGGACACCAGCAATGATGCTGCTTGGGTCCCTTGCACTTCCTGTATTGGTTGCTCAACACTCAAACCCTTTGCCCCTGCCAAATCCATCTCCTTCAACAAACTTCCATGTTCTGCTCCTCAGTGCAAACAG GTACCGAATCCAACTTGCGATGGAAGCGCGTGTGCTTTCAACTTCACCTATGGCACTTCCTCTGTGGCAGCGGGTCTTGTGCAGGACACGGTTACCCTAGCCACCGACCCAATTCCAGGCTACACCTTCGGATGCGTTCAAAAGGTAACAGGAAGGTCATTTCCAACACAGGGGCTGTTGGGCCTGGGCCGAGGCCCATTGTCACTCTTGGCCCAAACCCAAAATCTCTACCGATCGACATTCTCCTACTGCTTGCCCAGCTTCAAAACACTCAACTTCAGTGGGTCACTGAGACTTGGGCCTGTGGCCCAGCCCAAGAGGATCAAGTTCACCCCTCTTCTCAAAAACCCTAGAAGGTCATCACTGTATTATGTGAACTTAGTGGCTGTTAGAGTTGGCCGGAGAATTGTTGATATCCCGCCGGAAGCTTTGGCGTTCAACCCCACCACCGGTGCCGGCACCATTTTCGATTCCG GTACGGTGTTCACCCGGCTGGTTGAACCGGCCTACACCGCCGTCCGGAACGAGTTCCGGCGGCGAGTCAGCGTCGGGAAGAAACTCACCGTGACAAGGCTAGGAGGGTTTGACACATGCTACACGGTCCCGATAGTTGCGCCAACCATAACGTTTATGTTCTCCGGCATGAACGTGACACTCCCGCCGGACAACACCCTCATACACAGCACCGCCGGCAGCATCACGTGCTTGGCCATGGCGGCGGCGCCCGACAACGTGAACTCGGTGCTGAACGTGATTGCCAACATGCAGCAACAAAACCACCGTGTGCTCTACGACGTGCCGAACTCAAGGATCGGTGTTGCTCGTGAACTTTGCACCTAA